From one Candidatus Chromulinivorax destructor genomic stretch:
- the mutL gene encoding DNA mismatch repair endonuclease MutL, which produces MTNLNKIKILPAHEAIKIAAGEVVERPSNIIKELVENSIDAGSTKITITVHQAGTSLIIITDNGCGMSADDAKLSVAQHATSKITTVHDLESITTFGFRGEALASINSVSKLSITTKTESDQTGTYIAWSFGNLIEESLRTHQTGTTIQIADLFENIPARKKFLKKNETEFRAIVTLFQALCLDYQSIHFQLYDEHKLHFNCPAVTKLIDRCAQLFDFNLYNKMIPLTELTNSLCSVSGIVSVPSYYRYDRNQIFIFVNNRWIKNIDITKAIMKGYAGQLPPQKFPAAAIFITLPSDQVDVNIHPKKKK; this is translated from the coding sequence CGAAGCAATTAAGATCGCCGCTGGTGAAGTTGTTGAACGTCCAAGTAATATCATTAAAGAACTTGTTGAAAATAGCATCGACGCAGGCTCTACAAAAATTACCATCACCGTGCATCAAGCAGGTACATCATTAATTATTATCACGGATAATGGCTGCGGTATGTCGGCAGATGATGCAAAATTATCAGTCGCTCAACACGCAACAAGTAAAATTACAACGGTGCATGATCTTGAATCTATTACAACTTTTGGCTTTCGTGGCGAAGCTCTTGCAAGCATTAACTCTGTAAGCAAACTAAGTATTACGACAAAAACTGAATCAGATCAAACTGGTACTTACATTGCTTGGAGTTTTGGAAATTTAATCGAAGAATCATTGCGAACGCATCAAACCGGTACAACCATACAAATTGCTGATCTGTTTGAAAATATTCCTGCCCGTAAAAAATTTCTTAAAAAAAATGAAACTGAATTTCGAGCAATCGTCACGCTGTTTCAGGCTCTTTGTTTAGACTACCAGTCTATACATTTTCAGCTGTATGATGAACATAAGCTTCATTTTAATTGTCCTGCAGTTACCAAGCTTATAGATCGCTGCGCACAGCTATTTGATTTTAATTTATATAATAAAATGATACCGCTCACAGAACTAACAAACTCCTTATGCTCAGTTTCTGGTATTGTTTCGGTTCCTAGTTATTATCGCTATGATCGCAATCAGATTTTTATTTTTGTTAATAATCGCTGGATTAAAAATATCGATATAACCAAAGCAATTATGAAAGGCTATGCCGGGCAACTTCCTCCACAAAAATTTCCTGCTGCTGCAATTTTTATTACCTTACCTTCTGACCAGGTTGATGTAAACATTCATCCAAAAAAGAAGAAATAA
- a CDS encoding carbonic anhydrase: MTYTYSQIPWLLCLILIALVFYLYLRLSQNTPVIKTNKLRKNMSAQEALDMLLQGNNEYIQSGTSEFDRKSVAHSQHPCAIILSCSDSRVSPELIFNQLHVGNLFIVRNAGNILDEMVLGSIEYGVKHLASPLIIVLGHDRCEAIKATVESVLENQIECSSHIKHIINIMKPTAQDIIDDMKIGTEISVETKNEIIKKTAFANIHRVMSKISQNSVIISQALQENKIKLVGAYYDLDHGNLRFID; this comes from the coding sequence ATGACCTATACTTACTCTCAAATTCCCTGGTTACTTTGCCTTATTCTTATTGCGCTTGTTTTTTATTTATACTTACGATTAAGTCAAAATACCCCTGTTATAAAAACAAATAAATTACGAAAAAATATGTCTGCACAAGAAGCTCTTGACATGCTTTTGCAAGGAAATAATGAATATATTCAAAGTGGGACCTCAGAATTTGACCGCAAATCTGTAGCTCATAGCCAACATCCATGTGCAATCATTTTAAGCTGCTCAGATTCACGCGTCTCGCCAGAACTCATATTTAATCAACTTCACGTTGGTAATTTATTTATTGTGCGTAATGCTGGTAACATCTTAGACGAGATGGTTCTTGGAAGCATTGAATACGGAGTCAAACACCTTGCCTCTCCATTGATTATTGTGCTCGGACATGATCGATGTGAAGCTATAAAAGCGACTGTTGAGTCTGTACTTGAAAATCAAATCGAATGCTCAAGCCACATCAAACATATTATTAATATTATGAAACCAACAGCTCAAGATATTATTGATGATATGAAAATAGGAACAGAAATCTCTGTAGAAACTAAAAATGAAATTATAAAAAAGACTGCTTTTGCAAATATTCATCGAGTTATGAGTAAAATATCTCAAAATTCAGTCATTATATCACAAGCCTTACAAGAAAATAAAATCAAACTCGTTGGAGCTTATTACGATTTAGATCACGGTAATTTACGATTTATCGATTAA
- a CDS encoding NUDIX domain-containing protein, which yields MSALVKDYSYGIIPLQKVDGRWQSFVVQQTNSYWSFPKGHAEQNESAKESAERELFEETGLSVVAYYPVEPLFVMYKGHGKVTYQKEVMLFCASVQGSINLCPVEVLQGHWIDLEDLDKFIVFDAMQPLLASLKEIVRNIK from the coding sequence ATGAGTGCACTTGTAAAAGACTATTCGTATGGAATTATCCCTTTGCAAAAAGTAGATGGTAGATGGCAATCTTTTGTTGTGCAGCAGACGAATAGTTATTGGAGCTTTCCAAAAGGGCATGCAGAACAAAATGAATCTGCAAAAGAATCTGCAGAACGAGAGCTATTTGAAGAAACTGGACTGTCTGTTGTTGCGTATTATCCCGTAGAACCATTATTTGTTATGTATAAAGGGCATGGAAAAGTTACGTATCAAAAAGAAGTTATGTTGTTTTGTGCATCTGTGCAAGGTTCGATTAACTTATGTCCTGTCGAAGTTTTGCAGGGACATTGGATAGATCTTGAAGATCTTGATAAATTTATTGTTTTTGATGCAATGCAGCCGCTGCTTGCATCACTTAAAGAGATTGTCAGGAACATAAAATAA